The following are encoded in a window of Aerococcus sanguinicola genomic DNA:
- a CDS encoding DUF2140 family protein, whose protein sequence is MARQSNGWRRAFFILLGLVLALALGLFLVLSSIRPSYEPVDQGELAQTEETIQAETQLSRESFNVLMQALLAGDQVPYRLHLDDQVHLLGQFQVLGQELSYEIRAQAEAQNDGNIGLSIEAIEVEGLDLPIGTSLALFSRLIPDHVPLSVDRDQERLIVRLDQVSAEGQVAIVAQAIDLPNNQIKLAFSLPLPYAVEQIEAYRQGQ, encoded by the coding sequence ATGGCAAGACAAAGCAATGGCTGGCGACGGGCCTTCTTTATTCTCCTCGGCTTAGTCCTGGCCCTAGCACTTGGCCTCTTCCTTGTCCTCTCCAGTATCCGGCCTTCTTATGAACCGGTTGACCAGGGAGAGCTAGCCCAAACGGAAGAGACCATACAAGCTGAAACCCAGCTCAGCCGAGAGAGCTTTAACGTTCTCATGCAGGCTCTCCTAGCTGGCGACCAGGTGCCTTACCGCCTCCACTTGGACGATCAGGTCCATTTATTAGGCCAATTTCAGGTCTTAGGGCAAGAGCTGTCTTATGAGATTCGTGCCCAGGCAGAAGCCCAGAATGACGGGAATATTGGTCTTTCTATAGAGGCCATTGAAGTAGAAGGCTTGGACCTGCCCATTGGAACTAGTCTAGCACTCTTTAGCCGGCTCATTCCCGACCATGTGCCGCTCAGTGTGGATAGGGACCAGGAGCGTCTCATTGTCCGCCTCGACCAAGTTTCAGCAGAGGGACAGGTCGCTATCGTAGCGCAAGCGATTGACCTGCCTAACAATCAGATCAAACTTGCCTTTTCCCTGCCTTTGCCTTATGCTGTAGAACAAATAGAAGCTTACCGACAAGGCCAGTAG